In Fusarium oxysporum f. sp. lycopersici 4287 chromosome 12, whole genome shotgun sequence, one DNA window encodes the following:
- a CDS encoding polygalacturonase — translation MVRNIAIAALLPAAFASTLPKRDPCSVTDYSGLATAVSSCTNIVLNGFQVPTGKALDLSKLKDGATVTFKGKTTFATTADNDFDPIVISGNGITITGASGHVIDGNGPAYWDGEGSNNKDNPKPDHFIVVKKTTGNSKITNLNIQNWPVHCFDITGSSQLTISGLILDNRLGDKPNAKSGSLPAAHNSDGFDISSSDHVTLDNIHVYNQDDCVAVTSGTNIIVSNMYCSGGHGLSIGSVGGKSNNVVNGVQFLDSQIVNSENGCRIKSNSGTTGTIANVTYQNISLTNISKYGVDVQQDYLNGGPTGKPTNGVKISGIKFIKVTGTVASSAQDWYILCGDGSCSGFTFSGNAITGGGKTSSCNYPTNTCPS, via the exons ATGGTTCGAAACATCGCTATTGCGGCTTTGCTGCCAGCTGCCTTTGCTTCAACGCTGCCT AAGCGAGACCCTTGCAGCGTCACTGACTACTCCGGCCTCGCTACCGCCGTCTCATCTTGCACAAACATTGTGCTCAACGGTTTCCAAGTCCCCACTGGCAAGGCTCTTGATCtatccaagctcaaggacGGCGCAACCGTTACCTTCAAGGGCAAGACC ACGTTTGCCACTACTGCCGATAACGACTTTGATCCTATCGTCATTAGCGGAAATGGCATCACTATAACTGGTGCATCTGGCCATGTCATTGATGGTAACGGCCCGGCGTACTGGGATGGCGAAGGTTCTAACAACAAGGACAACCCAAA GCCCGACCATTTCATCGTTGTCAAGAAGACTACTGGCAACTCAAAGATCACAAACCTAAACATCCAGAATTGGCCTGTTCACTGCTTCGACATCACAGGCAGTTCACAATTGACCATCTCAGGGCTCATTCTTGATAACAGACTTGGCGACAAGCCCAATGCCAAGAGCGGTAGCTTGCCCGCTGCGCACAACAGCGACGGTTTCGACATCTCGTCCAGTGACCACGTTACTCTGGATAACATTCATGTTTATAACCAGGATGACTGTGTTGCTGTCACTTCGGGTACAAACATCATCGTCTCCAACATGTACTGCTCCGGTGGTCATGGTCTTAGCATCGGATCTGTCggtggcaagagcaacaaTGTCGTCAATGGTGTTCAGTTCTTGGATTCGCAGATTGTTAACAGTGAGAATGGATGCCGCATCAAGTCCAACTCTGGCACAACTGGCACG ATTGCGAACGTCACTTACCAAAACATTTCCCTTACCAACATCAGCAAGTATGGTGTCGATGTCCAGCAGGACTATCTCAACGGCGGCCCTACTGGAAAGCCCACCAACGGAGTCAAGATCAGCggcatcaagttcatcaaggtCACTGGTACAGTGGCTAGCTCTGCTCAAGATTGGTATATTCTGTGTGGCGATGGTAGTTGCTCTGGATTCACTTTCTCTGGAAACGCCATCACTGGTGGTGGCAAGACTAGCAGCTGCAACTATCCTACCAACACTTGCCCTAGCTAA